One window of the Oncorhynchus keta strain PuntledgeMale-10-30-2019 unplaced genomic scaffold, Oket_V2 Un_contig_963_pilon_pilon, whole genome shotgun sequence genome contains the following:
- the tmtc2a gene encoding protein O-mannosyl-transferase TMTC2 isoform X33, protein MITELVCSAVALVLYLNTLNADFCYDDSRAIKTNQDLLPETPWTNVLYDDFWGTLLTHSGSHKSFRPLCTLSFRLNHALGGLRPWGYHLVNMGLHGAVTGLFTALCRPLLGGGPWSLLVGLLFASHPVHTEAVAGVVGRADVGAALLFLLSLLCYTRHCGLRSAYMASSRDCQTRGCGRLRAWTWMWLLGSLVCAASSMLWKEQGVTVLAVSAAYDLFVFQRLRFRQAVVVLLGKKRNTTVLLSLSVLISWGVLLLAARLYWMGNKPPNFSNSDNPAADSPHLLTRTLTFLYLPAANAWLLLCPVQLSFDWSMDALPLIKTFADWRNLHTVAFYAGFTLLAWYGLRSSSSPDSKAKETNGKAHLANGKALTNGHSYHPPDGNHNINSEQGSPKTNAKTTLNGNGFTKTYQCSPRTTHPSLPSLATLPATENVVVFSLGLLSLPFLPATNLFFYVGFVVAERLLYIPSMGFCLLVAVGIRALYVRLRTRGPRVVLLGLCAGLVLLYGIKTVLRNRDWSNEEMLYKSGISVNPAKAWGNLGNVLKNQGKMAEAERAYRNALYYRGNMADMLYNLGLLLQENHRPSEALHYYKLAIGSRPTLASAYLNTGIILMNQGGMEEAKRTFVTCAEIPDENLKDPHAHKSSVTSCLYNLGKLLHEQGLQEDALSV, encoded by the exons CCGTGCGATCAAGACCAACCAGGACCTTCTCCCCGAGACCCCGTGGACCAACGTCCTGTATGATGACTTCTGGGGCACCCTGCTCACCCACAGCGGAAGCCACAAGTCTTTCCGACCCCTCTGCACCCTCTCTTTCCGCCTCAACCATGCCCTGGGCGGCCTGCGCCCCTGGGGCTACCACCTGGTCAACATGGGCCTCCACGGGGCTGTCACAGGCCTTTTCACTGCCCTCTGTCGCCCCCTCCTTGGGGGAGGTCCGTGGAGTCTTCTGGTGGGGCTCCTCTTCGCCTCCCACCCGGTGCATACGGAAGCCGTGGCGGGGGTGGTGGGGAGGGCCGACGTCGGTGCGGCACTGCTGttcctcttgtctcttctctGTTACACAAGGCACTGCGGGCTCCGCTCGGCCTACATGGCCTCTTCTAGGGACTGTCAGACCAGGGGCTGTGGTAGACTCCGAGCCTGGACGTGGATGTGGCTGCTGGGGAGCCTGGTCTGCGCAGCGTCCAGCATGCTGTGGAAGGAGCAGGGAGTCACGGTGCTGGCCGTATCAGCGGCTTACGACCTCTTTGTGTTCCAGCGGCTCCGGTTCCGCCAGGCGGTGGTCGTGCTCCTGGGGAAG AAGAGGAACACCACTGTACTGCTGAGTCTGAGTGTGTTGATCTCCTGGGGCGTGCTTCTCCTGGCTGCTCGTCTCTACTGGATGGGTAACAAGCCCCCCAACTTCTCCAACTCAGACAACCCGGCGGCCGACTCGCCACACCTTCTCACGCGAACTCTGACCTTCCTCTACCTGCCCGCCGCCAACGCCTGGCTCCTCCTATGCCCTGTCCAGCTCAGCTTCGATTGGTCCATGGACGCTCTACCGCTAATCAAGACCTTTGCTGATTGGAGGAACCTTCACACCGTGGCCTTCTATGCTGGATTTACTCTCCTGGCCTGGTATGGCCTCCGTAGCAGTAGCAGCCCCGACTCCAAGGCCAAGGAGACCAATGGGAAAGCTCACTTGGCGAACGGGAAGGCCCTCACCAATGGGCACAGCTACCATCCTCCAGACGGCAACCACAACATAAACTCAGAACAGGGCTCTCCAAAGACCAATGCGAAAACCACCCTCAATGGGAATGGGTTCACCAAAACCTACCAATGTTCCCCTCGGActacccacccctccctcccctcacttgCCACCCTCCCCGCCACAGAGAACGTGGTGGTCTTCTCCCTGGGCCTACTCTCGCTGCCCTTCCTCCCGGCCACAAACCTCTTCTTCTATGTGGGCTTCGTGGTGGCCGAGCGGCTGCTGTACATACCCAGCATGGGCTTCTGTCTGCTGGTGGCGGTGGGGATCCGGGCCCTGTACGTCAGGCTGAGAACCAGGGGCCCCAGGGTCGTGCTGCTGGGTCTGTGCGCGGGCCTGGTGCTGCTGTACGGCATCAAGACGGTGCTGAGGAACAGGGACTGGAGCAACGAGGAGATGCTCTACAAGTCAGGGATCAGTGTTAACCCCGCTAAAG catggggaaactTGGGAAACGTCCTGAAGAACCAGGGCAAGATGGCAGAGGCGGAGAGGGCGTACCGGAATGCCCTGTATTACCGGGGAAACATGGCTGACATGTTGTATAACTT GGGTTTGCTGCTTCAAGAGAACCACAGGCCCTCAGAGGCACTGCATTACTATAAGCTGGCCATTGGGAGCAGGCCAACTCTGGCGT CGGCCTACTTGAACACTGGCATCATCCTGATGAACCAGGGCGGTATGGAGGAGGCCAAGAGGACCTTTGTAACCTGCGCTGAGATCCCAGATGAGAACCTGAAGGACCCCCATGCCCACAAGAGCTCTGTCACCAGCTGCCTGTACAACTTGGGCAAGCTGCTCCATGAGCAGGGCCTGCAGGAG